One Actinoplanes missouriensis 431 DNA segment encodes these proteins:
- a CDS encoding DUF6766 family protein: MRRFLRENSLGLVFGALFLIVLVGQAFAGHADYNQQQVAAGMEPISLGRYLTSASFGVDVAENWQSEYLQFFLYIWLTVWLVQKGSPESKELGKEGPESDRDQKAGAFATDASPRWAHLGGLRGSLFANSLGLVMGTLFVLSWLTQSIAGTAAFNEERLRDLQEPVTWAQYLTEPDFWNRTLQNWQSELLAVASMVILSIYLRQRGSPESKPVGSSDEATGVEG; this comes from the coding sequence ATGAGACGCTTCCTGAGGGAGAACTCCCTGGGTCTCGTCTTCGGGGCGCTCTTCCTGATCGTGCTCGTCGGGCAGGCCTTCGCCGGGCACGCCGACTACAACCAGCAGCAGGTCGCGGCCGGAATGGAGCCGATCTCGCTGGGCCGGTACCTCACCTCGGCCAGCTTCGGCGTCGACGTCGCCGAGAACTGGCAGTCCGAGTACCTCCAGTTCTTCCTCTACATCTGGCTGACGGTCTGGCTCGTGCAGAAGGGGTCGCCGGAGTCGAAGGAGCTCGGCAAGGAGGGGCCCGAGTCCGACCGTGATCAGAAGGCCGGCGCGTTCGCCACGGACGCCTCGCCGCGCTGGGCGCACCTCGGCGGCCTGCGCGGGTCACTCTTCGCGAATTCCCTGGGCCTGGTCATGGGTACGCTCTTCGTGCTCTCCTGGCTGACCCAGTCGATCGCCGGGACGGCCGCGTTCAACGAGGAGCGGCTGCGTGACCTGCAGGAGCCGGTCACCTGGGCGCAGTACCTCACCGAACCGGACTTCTGGAATCGCACCCTGCAGAACTGGCAGTCCGAGTTGCTCGCCGTCGCCTCGATGGTGATCCTCTCGATCTACCTGCGGCAGCGCGGGTCACCGGAGTCGAAGCCGGTGGGTAGTTCCGACGAGGCGACGGGCGTGGAGGGCTGA
- a CDS encoding TetR/AcrR family transcriptional regulator: MVRRTGRRPGNPDTREAILAAARAAFAEKGFDGASIRGIATGAGVDPALVHHYFGAKDKLFLAAMNSPMDPLDVIAEAAAGDRSEVGERFVRVFLEIWDGPRGAAGVALLRSVVGTEWTTKLFREFILTQILRRAVPKLGLDEAEGQLRVTLAASQMVGMAMARYVIKVEPLASAPPEVVVAAIGPTVQRYLTDPMPGVFPRR; encoded by the coding sequence GTGGTGCGACGGACCGGACGCCGTCCCGGAAACCCGGACACCCGTGAGGCGATCCTTGCGGCGGCGCGCGCCGCGTTCGCCGAGAAGGGGTTCGACGGCGCCTCGATCCGGGGGATAGCCACCGGTGCCGGGGTCGACCCGGCGCTGGTGCACCACTACTTCGGCGCCAAGGACAAGCTCTTCCTGGCGGCGATGAACTCGCCGATGGACCCGCTCGACGTGATCGCCGAGGCGGCGGCCGGGGACCGGTCCGAGGTGGGCGAGCGGTTCGTCCGGGTCTTCCTGGAGATCTGGGACGGCCCGCGCGGCGCGGCCGGGGTGGCGTTGCTGCGCTCGGTGGTCGGCACCGAGTGGACCACGAAACTGTTCCGCGAGTTCATCCTCACCCAGATCCTGCGCCGGGCGGTGCCGAAACTGGGTCTCGACGAGGCCGAGGGGCAGCTCCGCGTCACCCTCGCGGCCAGTCAGATGGTCGGGATGGCGATGGCCCGCTACGTCATCAAAGTCGAGCCGCTGGCGTCGGCGCCGCCCGAGGTGGTGGTGGCGGCGATCGGCCCCACCGTGCAGCGGTACCTCACCGATCCGATGCCCGGAGTGTTTCCACGGCGCTGA
- a CDS encoding ABC transporter permease yields the protein MILLNTIRRILNQLRHDPRTIAMIVVVPTLLITLIYFMYEGRPGAFDRIALIMLGVFPFIVMFLITSIAMLRERTNGTLERLFTTPVGKLDLLFGYGVAFGLAATLQASVAAGFAYWMLGMTTAGSVGLVILIAVANAVLGVALGLLCSAFARTEFQAVQFMPVVAAPQLLLCGLFVARDQMAGWLQAISNVLPLSYSVEALTEVGAHAEATATMWRDLIVVVGAIVVALILGAATLRRRTG from the coding sequence GTGATTCTCCTCAACACGATCCGTCGGATCCTGAACCAGCTGCGGCACGACCCGCGGACCATCGCGATGATCGTCGTGGTCCCCACGCTGCTGATCACGCTCATCTACTTCATGTACGAGGGACGCCCCGGCGCCTTCGACCGGATCGCCCTGATCATGCTCGGCGTCTTCCCGTTCATCGTGATGTTCCTGATCACCAGCATCGCGATGCTCCGCGAGCGCACCAACGGCACCCTGGAACGGCTCTTCACCACGCCGGTCGGCAAACTCGACCTTCTCTTCGGGTACGGGGTGGCGTTCGGTCTCGCGGCGACCCTGCAGGCGTCGGTCGCGGCCGGGTTCGCCTACTGGATGCTCGGCATGACGACCGCCGGCAGCGTCGGCCTGGTGATCCTGATCGCCGTGGCCAACGCCGTGCTCGGCGTCGCCCTGGGCCTGCTGTGCAGCGCGTTCGCCCGCACCGAGTTCCAGGCCGTGCAGTTCATGCCGGTGGTGGCCGCGCCGCAGCTGCTGCTCTGCGGGCTGTTCGTGGCCCGTGACCAGATGGCCGGCTGGTTGCAGGCGATCAGCAACGTGCTGCCGCTCTCCTACTCGGTGGAGGCGCTGACCGAGGTGGGCGCCCATGCGGAGGCGACCGCGACGATGTGGCGTGATCTCATCGTGGTGGTCGGCGCGATCGTGGTGGCGCTGATCCTCGGCGCGGCGACCCTGCGCCGCAGGACGGGATAG
- a CDS encoding ABC transporter ATP-binding protein → MIEVKGLVVKRGRRVVLDAFDCEIPRGSVTGLLGPSGSGKTTLMRAIVGVQVVAAGTVTVLGHPAGSAPLRRKIGYVTQAPSVYADLTVRENIRYFGSLYRISARTSDEALAAVGLETHADQLVSDLSGGQRSRASLACAIVSRPEVLVLDEPTVGQDPVLRDELWNHFRRLAADGATVLVSSHVMDEANRCDRLLLIRQGVLIADDTPAAVKQSAGTDDLDEAFLRLIRRQEVTA, encoded by the coding sequence ATGATCGAAGTCAAGGGCCTCGTGGTCAAGCGAGGCAGACGCGTCGTGCTCGACGCGTTCGACTGTGAGATACCGCGAGGCAGCGTCACCGGCCTGCTCGGGCCCAGCGGCAGCGGCAAGACGACATTGATGCGCGCGATCGTCGGGGTGCAGGTCGTCGCGGCGGGCACGGTGACGGTGCTGGGTCACCCGGCCGGGTCCGCGCCGCTGCGTCGCAAGATCGGGTATGTGACGCAGGCGCCCAGTGTCTACGCGGACCTGACGGTGCGGGAGAACATCCGATATTTCGGGTCGCTGTACCGGATCTCCGCGCGGACATCGGATGAGGCGCTGGCCGCGGTCGGTCTGGAGACCCACGCGGACCAGCTGGTGTCCGACCTCTCCGGCGGGCAGCGCAGCCGGGCCTCGCTGGCCTGCGCGATCGTCAGCCGGCCCGAGGTCCTGGTCCTCGACGAGCCGACCGTCGGACAGGACCCGGTGCTGCGCGACGAGCTCTGGAACCACTTCCGCCGGCTCGCCGCGGACGGCGCCACGGTGCTGGTCTCCAGCCACGTGATGGACGAGGCGAACCGCTGCGACCGGCTGCTGCTGATCCGCCAGGGCGTGCTGATCGCCGACGACACCCCGGCCGCGGTGAAGCAGTCCGCCGGCACCGACGACCTCGACGAGGCGTTCCTGCGCCTGATCCGCAGACAGGAGGTGACGGCGTGA
- a CDS encoding phosphoribosyltransferase — MIFADRTAAGIALAERLVSAELDHPLILGLPRGGLPVAEPVAKRLKAGLDIVVARKIGAPGHPEFGVGAIAEDGPPVFDRDNLRYAGATEAGMAATLAAERVELKRRIRDYRGDRPAPAVRGRTVVLVDDGLATGVTARAAILWLRGHGAERVVLAVPVGAPSARDALSAEAEVVCLSAPDRFAAVGQWYDDFAQLTDEDVKAVLSEFITC, encoded by the coding sequence ATGATCTTCGCGGATCGCACGGCGGCGGGGATCGCGCTCGCGGAGCGGCTGGTCTCCGCGGAGCTGGACCATCCGCTGATCCTCGGCCTGCCGCGCGGCGGCCTGCCGGTCGCCGAGCCGGTGGCGAAACGGCTCAAGGCCGGCCTGGACATCGTGGTGGCCCGCAAGATCGGCGCGCCGGGGCACCCGGAGTTCGGCGTCGGCGCGATCGCCGAGGACGGGCCGCCCGTCTTCGACCGGGACAACCTTCGCTATGCCGGCGCCACCGAGGCCGGCATGGCGGCGACCCTGGCCGCGGAACGGGTGGAGCTGAAGCGGCGGATCCGCGACTACCGGGGTGACCGGCCGGCGCCGGCGGTGCGCGGCCGGACGGTGGTGCTGGTCGACGACGGGCTGGCGACCGGGGTGACGGCCCGGGCCGCGATCCTCTGGCTGCGCGGGCACGGCGCGGAGCGGGTGGTGCTGGCGGTGCCGGTCGGCGCGCCGTCGGCGCGGGACGCGCTGAGCGCGGAGGCGGAGGTGGTCTGCCTGTCCGCGCCGGACCGGTTCGCCGCCGTGGGGCAGTGGTACGACGATTTCGCCCAGCTCACCGACGAGGACGTGAAGGCGGTGCTGTCGGAATTCATCACGTGTTGA
- a CDS encoding dienelactone hydrolase family protein: MTSWKTQERINAGGVRLDGDLTLPEHPAGLVIFAHGSGSSRHSPRNQIVAAELNQYGFATLLADLLTPDEEVADERTGLLRFDIGLLADRVIGIIDWARNHPPTAALAFGLFGASTGGGAALVAAAARPEAVRAVVSRGGRPDLAGPALLEVRAPTMLIVGERDVNVVDLNEQARNTMRISAELRVIAGATHLFSEPGALEQVAEEAAGFFQMHLAVPVSP, translated from the coding sequence ATGACCAGTTGGAAGACCCAAGAACGGATCAACGCCGGCGGGGTACGGCTGGACGGCGACCTGACTCTGCCGGAGCACCCGGCCGGATTGGTCATCTTCGCCCACGGCAGCGGTAGCTCCCGCCACAGCCCGCGGAACCAGATCGTGGCGGCGGAACTGAACCAGTACGGGTTCGCCACCCTGCTCGCTGATCTGCTGACGCCGGACGAGGAGGTGGCCGACGAGCGTACCGGCCTGCTGCGGTTCGACATCGGCCTGCTCGCCGACCGGGTGATCGGCATCATCGACTGGGCGCGGAACCATCCGCCGACCGCCGCGCTGGCGTTCGGCCTGTTCGGTGCGAGCACCGGCGGGGGAGCGGCCCTGGTGGCGGCGGCGGCCCGGCCGGAGGCGGTACGCGCCGTCGTGTCCCGTGGCGGCCGCCCGGATCTGGCCGGCCCGGCGCTGCTGGAGGTGCGCGCGCCCACGATGCTGATCGTCGGCGAGCGTGACGTGAACGTGGTCGACCTCAACGAGCAGGCGCGCAACACCATGCGGATCAGCGCCGAGCTGCGGGTGATCGCGGGCGCGACGCACCTGTTCTCCGAGCCGGGCGCGCTGGAGCAGGTCGCCGAGGAGGCGGCCGGCTTCTTCCAGATGCACCTCGCCGTGCCGGTGTCACCATGA